The genomic interval GCCGCGCTGCTCGAGGGGGCGCCGTTCTCCGCCGCGCTGCTGCTGATCCTCGGCGCGCACGAGGGCGCGCACTTCCTGATGTCGAGACGTCACGGCGTGCGGGCGACGCTGCCGCTGTTCCTGCCGGCGCCGACGCTCGCCGGGACCTTCGGCGCGGTGATCCGGATCGAGTCGCCGATCCCCGACCGCCGCTCGCTGCTGGAGATCGGGCTGGCGGGACCGCTCGCCGGGTTCCTCGTGGCGCTGCCGCTCGCCGTCGCCGGCCTCGGGCTGTCGCACGTCGCGGCGGCGTCGGTGTCGGCGTCGGGCCGCCCGGAGACCGGGATCGGCCTCGGCGCCTCGCTCGTCTTCTCCCTGCTCGAGCGTGTGGTGCTCGGCCCGCTCCCCGGGGAGGCGTCGCTCGTGCTGCACCCGATCGCCTTCGCCGCCTGGATCGGCTTTTTCGTCACCGCGATCAACCTGCTGCCCGTCGGGCAGCTCGACGGCGGACACGTGCTCTACGCCCTCGCGGGGCGGCGGCAGGAGACGCTCTCCCGCGCCGTCGTGCTCGCCCTCGCCCCGCTCGGTTTTCTCTGGTGGGGGTGGTTCCTCTGGGGCGGGATGCTGCTGCTCATGGGGCTGCGC from bacterium carries:
- a CDS encoding site-2 protease family protein, giving the protein MRKWVPALLFLTTVVTTLGAGAMLAGADPFADPAALLEGAPFSAALLLILGAHEGAHFLMSRRHGVRATLPLFLPAPTLAGTFGAVIRIESPIPDRRSLLEIGLAGPLAGFLVALPLAVAGLGLSHVAAASVSASGRPETGIGLGASLVFSLLERVVLGPLPGEASLVLHPIAFAAWIGFFVTAINLLPVGQLDGGHVLYALAGRRQETLSRAVVLALAPLGFLWWGWFLWGGMLLLMGLRHPPVVVEASPLGTRERVLGAVGAAMLVVTFVPAPFPM